A region from the Serinibacter arcticus genome encodes:
- a CDS encoding class I SAM-dependent RNA methyltransferase has protein sequence MTSSSEPAVLHEVTVGDPAHGGHAVARHDGRVIFVRHAAPGEVVDVTLTEDAPDARFWRGDATRVHQASPDRVRHVWPEAGPGGVGGGELGHLTLEAQRAWKAAVVNDTLRRIGKLELTDVVVDAVPGETDGLGTRTRIELVVDDAGRLAMHPHRSHDLIALKTMPLAVPEIAEHVRRSRERGSRLRPGARVELVRSASGLLVLVDGESLGQARKHVRERVLVTGTDGETRRYEFRVAGGGFWQVHHGAPRLLAERVLAAAELQPGERVVEAYSGAGLLTLPLADAVGETGRVVAIEGDDAAVRNARRNAHAHPWIELVHGDVASAIGATTAEGADVVVLDPPRAGAGAAVVDAILAARPRRVVYVSCDPASLARDLALLVAGGYAPRDLHAYDLFPHTHHVETVAVLDAPA, from the coding sequence GTGACAAGCAGCTCCGAGCCCGCAGTTCTCCACGAGGTCACCGTCGGTGACCCCGCGCACGGCGGTCACGCCGTCGCGCGGCACGACGGTCGGGTGATCTTCGTGCGCCACGCGGCCCCCGGCGAGGTCGTCGACGTCACGCTCACCGAGGACGCCCCCGACGCCCGGTTCTGGCGGGGTGACGCCACCCGCGTCCACCAGGCCTCGCCCGACCGCGTGCGCCACGTCTGGCCCGAGGCCGGTCCCGGCGGGGTCGGTGGCGGCGAGCTCGGTCACCTCACCCTCGAGGCCCAGCGCGCGTGGAAGGCCGCCGTCGTCAACGACACGCTGCGGCGGATCGGCAAGCTCGAGCTCACCGACGTCGTGGTCGATGCGGTCCCCGGCGAGACCGACGGTCTCGGCACGCGGACGCGCATCGAGCTCGTCGTCGACGACGCGGGCCGGCTCGCGATGCACCCGCACCGCAGCCACGACCTCATCGCGCTCAAGACGATGCCGCTGGCCGTCCCGGAGATCGCCGAGCACGTGCGCCGCAGCCGCGAGCGCGGGTCGCGCCTGCGGCCAGGTGCCCGGGTCGAGCTGGTCCGCTCGGCGAGCGGTCTGCTCGTGCTGGTCGACGGTGAGTCGCTGGGCCAGGCGCGCAAGCACGTGCGCGAGCGCGTGCTCGTGACGGGGACCGACGGCGAGACGCGGCGGTACGAGTTCCGGGTCGCGGGCGGCGGCTTCTGGCAGGTCCACCACGGGGCGCCCCGCCTGCTGGCCGAGCGCGTGCTGGCGGCTGCGGAGCTGCAGCCGGGGGAGCGCGTCGTCGAGGCGTACTCCGGCGCCGGCCTGCTCACGCTGCCGCTCGCGGACGCCGTGGGGGAGACGGGCCGCGTCGTCGCGATCGAGGGCGACGACGCCGCCGTCCGCAACGCGCGCCGCAACGCCCACGCCCACCCGTGGATCGAGCTCGTGCACGGTGACGTGGCGTCCGCGATCGGTGCGACGACGGCGGAGGGGGCCGACGTCGTCGTGCTCGACCCGCCGCGCGCGGGCGCCGGGGCCGCCGTGGTCGACGCGATCCTCGCGGCCCGGCCGCGCCGCGTCGTCTACGTCTCGTGCGACCCCGCGTCGCTGGCGCGCGACCTCGCCCTGCTGGTCGCGGGCGGCTACGCGCCGCGGGACCTGCACGCCTACGACCTCTTCCCGCACACGCACCACGTCGAGACCGTCGCCGTGCTGGACGCCCCGGCATGA